Part of the Ralstonia pickettii DTP0602 genome, GCCAATCGCAGACCTTCCCACGGTAGGACGGTGCGACGTGCAGGCTCGCGGACCTTCCCAAGTTGGGACGGTGCTAGCCGCAGCTCCGCGAGTTTCCCAAATTGGGACGGTTCAGGCGCAGATCGCCGACGTTCCCAAGGACGGCACCACATGCAGGCCGACTTTCCCAAGTTGGGACGCTTCAGTGCCAATCGAGACCTTCCCACGGTAGGACGGCGCCACATGCAGGCCGACTTTCCCAAGTTGGGACGCTTCAGTGCCAATCGCAGACCTTCCCACGGTAGGACGGTGCCGCGGACCTTCCCAAGTTGGGACGGTGGTACCGCAACTCATCGAGGTTTGCAAGTTGGGACGGTCCAGGCGCGGCTCATCGACGTTCCCAAGGACGGCGCCACTTGCAGGCCGCAGACTTTCCCAAGTTGGGACGGTGCTTAGCCGTAGCTCGTCGAGTTTCCCAAGTTGGGACAGTCCTAGCGCTGCTCACGGATGCTCCCAAGGTGGGTGGGACGGCGCCACATGTGAAGCTCGCTGACTTTTCCAAGTTGGGACGCTGCCAACTGCTACTCGCAGACCTTCCCAAGTTCGGACCCGTCTCAGTACCTCAAAATCCCGGGAGGTCACGACGGGTAGGCAAAGGATTTGGGGAGCGGCATTATCCGCCGGCATGCCGACCCGTTCAGTCGAGGGAGGCTGGGTCACCGCCCGGCCATGAGTGCGAAGTTCGCTTGCGATAGAGCGCGGCGAATTGCTGGCGTCGTGCCCGCTCGGTGCGAACAGCGGCAAAGCTTGCAGAGACGCGTAGCCAAACAGCCGCTGCACTCACGCCGCATGCCGTTGCGTATCGCCCCGCTTCTGCTCTCAGACGCGGTACTGTTTCGCGGGCGACGGCCTGGCTCCCAAAGGGTATGTCTGAGCGCGTGCGGGCCAGCAGGCTACACAGATGCCGGGTGCAGCCAAGCTGGGGAAGAGAGAAGAATCCCGGCGCAGCACTGCATACCGCCACAATTTTTGCTTCAGCGCTTAGTGGAAGAGTCGCCAATGCCCAGAGGGGACGGCGCTTGTCTACGTCATCAAATCACGGCCCATTCGACTGAATGCACCGAAGGATCCCGCAAGCGCGTGCGAGTATGCTGCGCAGCGTGGTCTGGCCCCACTGCGGGGAATGCTTGGCCATCGGGCCGGATACGAGAGTGTCTTTCGACGAAGCCCCCTACGCGGCGCCCGGAATCTTGCCGGCCAACGCGCGTGCTACGTCTTCCAGCGTCTCGTGGGTGTACCGCCGCGTAGTGTTGATGTCGCGATGTCGCAAGGCGCGCTGCACGTCGGTCACCGGCACGCCAGCGCGTAGCAGCTGCGTGGCATGGGTATGCCGCAGCCAGTGCGTCGACGCTGCGTGCAGCCTGGCCGCCTGCTCGCCTTGGTGCTCTCGCTCTAGGCGATCGGCCGCCTCGGCAAAGGCCGCGCGCACGATCACATAGATGCCTTGGCGCGTACGGAGCGGCCGGCCCAGCATTGCTTGTAGCTCGAGCGGGTCGGCTACCGGCGCGGCGCGCTGACGTCCGCCCCCGATCGCCGGGATGACCGCGATGGTGTCAGTGGCGCTCGGCGCGGGGGGCAGACCCACCAGGCGTCGGAAACGCGCCAGTTCGTCCATCGCGTTGTCGCACGGCACCAGCGGATCGTCGCCACCCTTCGCCTGCCGGATACGCACAGTCCAGAACGTGCGTGACCGGCCAGGCTGGAGTTCGAAGTCCGCCCACGTCAGCGCGGCAACCTCGGAGGCGCGCAAACCGGTCTGGACCAGCAGCGCAAGCAACAGGCGGTCGCGCGCCTTGTGCAGTTGCGCCCACAACGTCGGCGCCGGGCGAGCCTCGATCGCTTCGAATACCGCGACGACCTGTTCCAGTTCGAGGAAGCGCCGCTGTGAGCCCGGGCCGGTAACGGCACGCGCACGCGCACGCGGAACCATGGCGAACGGATTGACCCGCAGCGCGCCGACCCGTACCAGCCAGTCGAACAGGATGCCCACAATGACTGCGCTCTGGCGCCGCGACGCCTCGGAGAGCGGGCCGCGCAGCGGCCGCCAGCCAGGGCTGGCGCGGCGCGCTCGGCCGTCGCCGACTGCGTGCGCGGGCGGGTCGCGCAGGAAGGCAAGGTAGCTGCTGGCATGCGCGACCTGCCAGGTGCGCAGCGGCCGGCCGAGCTCGTGCGCGTACCAGAGCAGTCGGTGCGCCTCGAGTTCGTACTGGCTGCGCGTGCTGGTGCGCAGACCGAGACCCGCGGCGGACTTGGTGTCGAGCCAGGCGAGCACCAGTTGGGGGTCGGAGAGCCCTGCTGGCAGCACCGGGCTAGCCAGTGCGTTCGGCGGAAGGGCTGAGGTATTCATCGGCAGTACGGGCAGGGCTCTGGTCAATCGTCATGGCGGGCCAAGGCGGCGGTGGGCGGCCGGGTTGGCGCGTCGCCGGGCCAGACCCGAGGCGGTTCTCCAGCCCAATGCGACGCATTATAGCCAGCGCCGACATTCAATTACCATTATTCAGATAATGGTAAGTAAAATGGCGAGGCCGGCCCCGTACTACGCGCACTCTCGCAATGCCAGGATTGTGGGCAGGAAGGCTTCTGCGACCTGCTTGCATCGCTTGAAATCGCGGTGGGGAAAAGGCTGTTGGCTCTGGAGCTTCGCGCAGCGCGAAACTCGGCTGACGTTGGCCTCCAGGCGCTAGTAGCTCAGGCCCGGCTGGCGCGGGTGCGAAGCTGGCCGGGCGTGAACCCTTCCGATAGCTCCCCGCGCTGCACACAGAAGTGCCGCCACAGACTACGCATCAATTGATCCAGGCCGGTGGCCGAGTAGCCTGCCGCCACGCCCGCAAGCCGCTTGTTGCGCCCGCGCTTGGTGGCAGGCTGTACCGTCGGGGCCAACAGCGCTGCTTGCGCCGGCGGCATCATGCTTGGCCAGCCGCGATCGGCCCAATGCGCCTGCAAGGCCTGTCGGGCGGCAGCGTCAAGGGCCACCAGTTGCTGCCGCGAACCCGGCCGTCGCAGTAAGGTGTCGTCGGGACCCGCATGCAGGCTGGCGCAGCGCAGCGCCGCCAGCTCGCTCAGTGGCAAGCTGGCGCTGCGCATGAGCTGTATTGCAGCAAGCGCAGCACGATGTCTCGGACCCTGCCGCGCCTCCCCCAACCAGACCAGGAAGGCCTCCACGTCGGGTTGGACGGACGGCGCGCGCAGCGCCGTGGGCGCAGCGGCGGCGGCTTGCCTTGGGATGAGCGGGGCGCTCGCCAGATGCCCGGCCTTGACCATTGCGCGTAGCAGCGCCCGAACCACTCGTAAGGCGGCCGCCACCGAACTGGCTCCCAGCGGCCCTTCGAATGGCCGCCAGTGCATCCTGTCGCGCGCCCCGCTCGGGCCGCACCAGAACGCCGCCGGCTGAGGGTCCGCTAAAAATTCCGCATAAGCTTCAAGATCGCAGGCCTCCAACGCCTGCAGCCCCTTCTTGCGCGCTGCATTCCACAACAGCAGCCGCTCGGCCTCGCGCCGATAGCTGTTGCGGGTATGCGGCGCCCGGTCCTGCAGCCAGGCGCGTACGAACGCCAGATCGGCGGCAAGCGCTGGCCCTGCCGCGGTACTCGGGGCCGGCGCCAGCATATGCTCGAGTGGTACGGGATACGGCATACCGGGGGCCAAGGCCAAGGGCACCAGCGCGTCGCGGCGGGCGTGGGCGGCAGGCGGCAGCACATAGGCTTTGACCGCCGCGGCGCCCATGGCCGGGCGCTGGCGCACCAGCCAGTGCGTGATGACCTCGGCCGACTGCGCGCCGATGCGTGGTACCGTGCGCCACCAGCTGCTGCCGCGCCGGTTCGCCAAGGACGTCAGGTCCTCAATCCGCCGGATATTGGCCGCCACCAGCCGGCGTGCCAGGCTCGGCTTGAACCAGAGCGACACCTCGTGCTGGGGCTGCGGGTAGCCTTGCCCAAGCCGCTCGAGCGCCGACACGGCGTCTACCCGCCGGGACATGCCAACCTCTGAGCGCGCGCGCAGCGCTTCGAACATGCCGGCGATCTCGGGCTGGCCATGCTGCAGGGCGAACTGCACCAGCCGGTCGCGCAAGGCCAGGATGCGCTGGATCGCCTGGGGTTCGCTCAGGTGCTCGTCCTCATCCGGGTCCAGCAAGTAGCGGTTGGCGATGTCCACCGGCCGCATGCCCTGCGCATAGGCACGGACCACGGCAAATTCGGTGCGGGTGAGTTTGGTGACGGCGTGCGTACTGGGATCCTGAGCCATGGAGGCAGCGCTAAGTGCTTGAGCTATAACAATATTCAGCAGAAGCCATCTGGAACCGGGCTGAAATGCTGACTAAAGCGCAATGTAAATTATTTTTGTGCCGGGCGCTACGCCTAACGCTCGGTGTGGACTGCGGCCACGCCTTGCACGCAAGAGGCGAGGATGCGCCCGTGGAAGATAATCCTGTGCGCGCGGGAACGAGAAAGGTGGCCAGCCGTCGGCGGCAGACTGCTTAGTCGGGAACTGTTGGCCGCTGCGCTCGCGGACTCAGGTGGAATTCGCACCTGCCTCGGCAACTATCGCCCGTATCAGATTGGGGGGTAGCGCTTCGCGTGGCTTGCGGAACGTCTCTGAAGATATCCGCCACACCCATGGTCGTCGTCTCGGGCACGGGAACGCCGAAGTTCGGGCACGCCCGGCTCGTGTAAAAGTTGCACTGAATCCCTCCTGCTGCTGCGGTAACTCTTGGGGGAGGCATCAGGGGGAGAAGGGTCGGAGGCGGCGCTATCCCCTCCGGCTGGCTCGCAAGGGAGCCCAGGCACGCATGCTGCCGGATCAGCGCTTTCCTGCGGAAGACTTCGTCGTCCGCCGCCCCCTTGGGGGGCACTCGTTGTCCGGTGCGTACCCCAACTCTCGCAGATGTCGAATCGAGAGCACGAGGACGCGTGAGTCGGAGTGCGCATAACATGCGAATGAATGACGGCCATACTTTGCGCCTATACAGTACCCGTCATGCCCATGCACCCATGTCTCCTCGTTGCTAAAGTCTTCAAGCCGGGGCGGGCTCCGCAATTTCCCGATCCAGGGCGCGCGCGGGGGTCCCGCACACTCCGCCATCATGACACCTGTTGCCACGCGCTGCGCGATGAAGCTAGATCACGGTCGAATCGTCGTCTAAGAAACCGTCGTCGCTCAGGCCTGCATCGAGATTGCCGCTATCCGATCCCCAATAGCTCGCAGCGACCGA contains:
- a CDS encoding tyrosine recombinase — its product is MTRALPVLPMNTSALPPNALASPVLPAGLSDPQLVLAWLDTKSAAGLGLRTSTRSQYELEAHRLLWYAHELGRPLRTWQVAHASSYLAFLRDPPAHAVGDGRARRASPGWRPLRGPLSEASRRQSAVIVGILFDWLVRVGALRVNPFAMVPRARARAVTGPGSQRRFLELEQVVAVFEAIEARPAPTLWAQLHKARDRLLLALLVQTGLRASEVAALTWADFELQPGRSRTFWTVRIRQAKGGDDPLVPCDNAMDELARFRRLVGLPPAPSATDTIAVIPAIGGGRQRAAPVADPLELQAMLGRPLRTRQGIYVIVRAAFAEAADRLEREHQGEQAARLHAASTHWLRHTHATQLLRAGVPVTDVQRALRHRDINTTRRYTHETLEDVARALAGKIPGAA